The following proteins are co-located in the Ictalurus punctatus breed USDA103 chromosome 14, Coco_2.0, whole genome shotgun sequence genome:
- the LOC108274930 gene encoding pro-neuregulin-4, membrane-bound isoform isoform X1 — protein MMADHGEPCTGSDASYCMNGGKCFKIPSMSMLTCLCNNNYEGSRCEQFQLESTSDNSFNTGMIVAIVILLILILLVLAVIIYYICKVQRKASRNTRAIP, from the exons ATGATGGCAG aTCATGGTGAACCTTGCACTGGGTCAGATGCATCCTACTGCATGAATGGAggaaaatgctttaaaatacCCTCAATGTCCATGCTCACCTGTTT ATGCAATAACAACTATGAAGGCAGCAGGTGTGAGCAATTCCAACTGGAGAGCACATCAGACAACAGCTTTAACACAGGCATGATCGTTGCTATcgtcatcctcctcatcctcatcctgcTGGTGCTGGCTGTGATCATCTACTACATCTGCAA AGTGCAAAGGAAAGCATCAAGAAATACAAGGGCCATACCATGA
- the lactb gene encoding serine beta-lactamase-like protein LACTB, mitochondrial isoform X1 has product MSRLLSLSPAVIFPRCKYCPRNSGSLSSWSATGVKQESQLQAGRATPRRTLTLTRQGVHSNNGGKRRFWALGIGTGFLLALGLKCHVYSRERCDCECEKTVKCDSSSKYRAAIEISRDLLQRIKVQDEVGAPGMVIGVSVDGTQVWGDGIGYADMENRVPCGVGTVMRIASISKSLTATAVARVWEDGRLDLDAPVQKYVPEFPEKQFEGKDVMITPRLLLSHLSGIRHYEKDPKKVREDKEKAKRLLKPPEKKEEKSSGESEGKPTLQDNRTKSKDAKHGKKKKEFEQEEYYLKDRFEGVIQALDLFRDDPLIFEPGTTFLYSTHAFTLLSAVLERAAGMRFLDLMMNMFRELGMLNTVPDENDPIIYNRSRYYHYNKKGRIVNCPYVDNSYKWAGGGFLSTVSDLLLFGNALLYSYQVVDMTDTSGLLPGFLKPNTAKALWAPVDKTKASWDKDGRYAQGWLVVEKLQKYGQCRMRRHYVSHTGGAVGASSVLLVLPSESLKAPGQTGTPPQGVVVAIMTNMQSVGLNTTALKIAYEFEKVRDR; this is encoded by the exons ATGTCCCGGCTGTTAAGTTTGTCCCCGGCTGTTATTTTCCCCCGGTGTAAATACTGTCCTCGGAACAGCGGCTCTCTGTCCTCCTGGTCTGCAACTGGTGTAAAGCAGGAGAGTCAACTGCAAGCCGGGAGAGCGACACCGAGGaggaccctgaccctaacccggCAGGGGGTTCACTCTAATAACGGTGGAAAACGACGCTTTTGGGCACTAGGCATCGGGACAGGGTTTCTCTTAGCTCTAGGGCTGAAATGTCACGTGTATAGTCGTGAGCGATGTGACTGTGAGTGTGAGAAAACAGTCAAATGTGACAGTAGCTCAAAATACAGAGCGGCCATAGAAATCAGCCGCGACCTCCTTCAGCGGATAAAGGTACAG GATGAAGTTGGAGCTCCTGGCATGGTCATTGGAGTTTCTGTAGATGGCACTCAAGTGTGGGGTGATG GCATAGGGTATGCTGATATGGAGAACAGAGTACCTTGTGGTGTGGGCACTGTGATGAGGATTGCCAGCATCAGTAAATCTCTGACTGCAACTGCTGTTGCTCGAGTGTGGGAAGATGGCAGACTCGATCTAGATGCTCCCGTCCAGAAATACGTGCCCGAATTCCCTGAAAAACAGTTTGAAGGAAAGGAT GTCATGATAACCCCACGATTGCTGCTGTCTCACTTGAGTGGTATCCGTCACTATGAAAAAGACCCCAAGAAAGTGAgagaagacaaagagaaagcAAAACGTCTACTGAAGCCTCcggagaaaaaagaagaaaaaagttctGGTGAGAGTGAAGGAAAACCCACACTGCAGGACAACAGAACGAAAAGCAAAGATGCAAAGCATggtaaaaagaagaaagagtTTGAACAGGAGGAGTACTACCTCAAAGATCGCTTCGAGGGTGTTATCCAGGCCTTGGACCTGTTCAGGGATGATCCACTTATTTTTGAGCCAG GCACTACATTCTTATACTCGACTCATGCATTCACCCTGCTGAGTGCTGTGCTGGAGAGAGCAGCAGGTATGCGTTTCCTGGACCTCATGATGAATATGTTCCGTGAATTAGGCATGCTCAACACTGTGCCAGACGAAAATGACCCAATTATCTACAACCGATCCAG GTATTACCATTACAATAAAAAGGGACGCATTGTGAACTGCCCCTATGTTGACAACTCTTATAAGTGGGCTGGAGGAGGCTTTCTGTCCACAGTTAGTGATCTGCTGCTTTTTGGTAATGCCCTGCTCTACAGCTATCAGGTAGTGGACATGACTGACACGAGCGGCCTCCTGCCAGGCTTCCTCAAACCCAACACGGCTAAAGCTCTGTGGGCTCCTGTGGATAAAACCAAAGCTTCATGGGATAAAGATGGTCGCTATGCTCAGGGCTGGCTGGTGGTGGAGAAGCTGCAGAAGTATGGGCAGTGTCGCATGCGCAGGCACTACGTCTCACACACAGGGGGTGCTGTAGGGGCGAGTAGCGTGTTACTGGTGTTACCCAGTGAGAGTCTAAAGGCTCCAGGACAGACAGGGACTCCTCCTCAGGGGGTTGTAGTGGCCATCATGACAAATATGCAGTCTGTAGGACTCAATACCACGGCACTGAAGATTGCATATGAGTTTGAGAAGGTCAGAGACCGCTAA
- the LOC108274930 gene encoding pro-neuregulin-4, membrane-bound isoform isoform X2, with the protein MEFLCMFSNCPHGFPPGSPVSFHLPTGYQSTCQCNNNYEGSRCEQFQLESTSDNSFNTGMIVAIVILLILILLVLAVIIYYICKVQRKASRNTRAIP; encoded by the exons aTGGAGTTCCTGTGCATGTTCTCGAAttgtccacatgggtttcctccgggttctccggtttccttccacctaCCGACTGGTTACCAGTCCAcctgcca ATGCAATAACAACTATGAAGGCAGCAGGTGTGAGCAATTCCAACTGGAGAGCACATCAGACAACAGCTTTAACACAGGCATGATCGTTGCTATcgtcatcctcctcatcctcatcctgcTGGTGCTGGCTGTGATCATCTACTACATCTGCAA AGTGCAAAGGAAAGCATCAAGAAATACAAGGGCCATACCATGA
- the lactb gene encoding serine beta-lactamase-like protein LACTB, mitochondrial isoform X3 gives MENRVPCGVGTVMRIASISKSLTATAVARVWEDGRLDLDAPVQKYVPEFPEKQFEGKDVMITPRLLLSHLSGIRHYEKDPKKVREDKEKAKRLLKPPEKKEEKSSGESEGKPTLQDNRTKSKDAKHGKKKKEFEQEEYYLKDRFEGVIQALDLFRDDPLIFEPGTTFLYSTHAFTLLSAVLERAAGMRFLDLMMNMFRELGMLNTVPDENDPIIYNRSRYYHYNKKGRIVNCPYVDNSYKWAGGGFLSTVSDLLLFGNALLYSYQVVDMTDTSGLLPGFLKPNTAKALWAPVDKTKASWDKDGRYAQGWLVVEKLQKYGQCRMRRHYVSHTGGAVGASSVLLVLPSESLKAPGQTGTPPQGVVVAIMTNMQSVGLNTTALKIAYEFEKVRDR, from the exons ATGGAGAACAGAGTACCTTGTGGTGTGGGCACTGTGATGAGGATTGCCAGCATCAGTAAATCTCTGACTGCAACTGCTGTTGCTCGAGTGTGGGAAGATGGCAGACTCGATCTAGATGCTCCCGTCCAGAAATACGTGCCCGAATTCCCTGAAAAACAGTTTGAAGGAAAGGAT GTCATGATAACCCCACGATTGCTGCTGTCTCACTTGAGTGGTATCCGTCACTATGAAAAAGACCCCAAGAAAGTGAgagaagacaaagagaaagcAAAACGTCTACTGAAGCCTCcggagaaaaaagaagaaaaaagttctGGTGAGAGTGAAGGAAAACCCACACTGCAGGACAACAGAACGAAAAGCAAAGATGCAAAGCATggtaaaaagaagaaagagtTTGAACAGGAGGAGTACTACCTCAAAGATCGCTTCGAGGGTGTTATCCAGGCCTTGGACCTGTTCAGGGATGATCCACTTATTTTTGAGCCAG GCACTACATTCTTATACTCGACTCATGCATTCACCCTGCTGAGTGCTGTGCTGGAGAGAGCAGCAGGTATGCGTTTCCTGGACCTCATGATGAATATGTTCCGTGAATTAGGCATGCTCAACACTGTGCCAGACGAAAATGACCCAATTATCTACAACCGATCCAG GTATTACCATTACAATAAAAAGGGACGCATTGTGAACTGCCCCTATGTTGACAACTCTTATAAGTGGGCTGGAGGAGGCTTTCTGTCCACAGTTAGTGATCTGCTGCTTTTTGGTAATGCCCTGCTCTACAGCTATCAGGTAGTGGACATGACTGACACGAGCGGCCTCCTGCCAGGCTTCCTCAAACCCAACACGGCTAAAGCTCTGTGGGCTCCTGTGGATAAAACCAAAGCTTCATGGGATAAAGATGGTCGCTATGCTCAGGGCTGGCTGGTGGTGGAGAAGCTGCAGAAGTATGGGCAGTGTCGCATGCGCAGGCACTACGTCTCACACACAGGGGGTGCTGTAGGGGCGAGTAGCGTGTTACTGGTGTTACCCAGTGAGAGTCTAAAGGCTCCAGGACAGACAGGGACTCCTCCTCAGGGGGTTGTAGTGGCCATCATGACAAATATGCAGTCTGTAGGACTCAATACCACGGCACTGAAGATTGCATATGAGTTTGAGAAGGTCAGAGACCGCTAA
- the lactb gene encoding serine beta-lactamase-like protein LACTB, mitochondrial isoform X2, whose product MSRLLSLSPAVIFPRCKYCPRNSGSLSSWSATGVKQESQLQAGRATPRRTLTLTRQGVHSNNGGKRRFWALGIGTGFLLALGLKCHVYSRERCDCECEKTVKCDSSSKYRAAIEISRDLLQRIKDEVGAPGMVIGVSVDGTQVWGDGIGYADMENRVPCGVGTVMRIASISKSLTATAVARVWEDGRLDLDAPVQKYVPEFPEKQFEGKDVMITPRLLLSHLSGIRHYEKDPKKVREDKEKAKRLLKPPEKKEEKSSGESEGKPTLQDNRTKSKDAKHGKKKKEFEQEEYYLKDRFEGVIQALDLFRDDPLIFEPGTTFLYSTHAFTLLSAVLERAAGMRFLDLMMNMFRELGMLNTVPDENDPIIYNRSRYYHYNKKGRIVNCPYVDNSYKWAGGGFLSTVSDLLLFGNALLYSYQVVDMTDTSGLLPGFLKPNTAKALWAPVDKTKASWDKDGRYAQGWLVVEKLQKYGQCRMRRHYVSHTGGAVGASSVLLVLPSESLKAPGQTGTPPQGVVVAIMTNMQSVGLNTTALKIAYEFEKVRDR is encoded by the exons ATGTCCCGGCTGTTAAGTTTGTCCCCGGCTGTTATTTTCCCCCGGTGTAAATACTGTCCTCGGAACAGCGGCTCTCTGTCCTCCTGGTCTGCAACTGGTGTAAAGCAGGAGAGTCAACTGCAAGCCGGGAGAGCGACACCGAGGaggaccctgaccctaacccggCAGGGGGTTCACTCTAATAACGGTGGAAAACGACGCTTTTGGGCACTAGGCATCGGGACAGGGTTTCTCTTAGCTCTAGGGCTGAAATGTCACGTGTATAGTCGTGAGCGATGTGACTGTGAGTGTGAGAAAACAGTCAAATGTGACAGTAGCTCAAAATACAGAGCGGCCATAGAAATCAGCCGCGACCTCCTTCAGCGGATAAAG GATGAAGTTGGAGCTCCTGGCATGGTCATTGGAGTTTCTGTAGATGGCACTCAAGTGTGGGGTGATG GCATAGGGTATGCTGATATGGAGAACAGAGTACCTTGTGGTGTGGGCACTGTGATGAGGATTGCCAGCATCAGTAAATCTCTGACTGCAACTGCTGTTGCTCGAGTGTGGGAAGATGGCAGACTCGATCTAGATGCTCCCGTCCAGAAATACGTGCCCGAATTCCCTGAAAAACAGTTTGAAGGAAAGGAT GTCATGATAACCCCACGATTGCTGCTGTCTCACTTGAGTGGTATCCGTCACTATGAAAAAGACCCCAAGAAAGTGAgagaagacaaagagaaagcAAAACGTCTACTGAAGCCTCcggagaaaaaagaagaaaaaagttctGGTGAGAGTGAAGGAAAACCCACACTGCAGGACAACAGAACGAAAAGCAAAGATGCAAAGCATggtaaaaagaagaaagagtTTGAACAGGAGGAGTACTACCTCAAAGATCGCTTCGAGGGTGTTATCCAGGCCTTGGACCTGTTCAGGGATGATCCACTTATTTTTGAGCCAG GCACTACATTCTTATACTCGACTCATGCATTCACCCTGCTGAGTGCTGTGCTGGAGAGAGCAGCAGGTATGCGTTTCCTGGACCTCATGATGAATATGTTCCGTGAATTAGGCATGCTCAACACTGTGCCAGACGAAAATGACCCAATTATCTACAACCGATCCAG GTATTACCATTACAATAAAAAGGGACGCATTGTGAACTGCCCCTATGTTGACAACTCTTATAAGTGGGCTGGAGGAGGCTTTCTGTCCACAGTTAGTGATCTGCTGCTTTTTGGTAATGCCCTGCTCTACAGCTATCAGGTAGTGGACATGACTGACACGAGCGGCCTCCTGCCAGGCTTCCTCAAACCCAACACGGCTAAAGCTCTGTGGGCTCCTGTGGATAAAACCAAAGCTTCATGGGATAAAGATGGTCGCTATGCTCAGGGCTGGCTGGTGGTGGAGAAGCTGCAGAAGTATGGGCAGTGTCGCATGCGCAGGCACTACGTCTCACACACAGGGGGTGCTGTAGGGGCGAGTAGCGTGTTACTGGTGTTACCCAGTGAGAGTCTAAAGGCTCCAGGACAGACAGGGACTCCTCCTCAGGGGGTTGTAGTGGCCATCATGACAAATATGCAGTCTGTAGGACTCAATACCACGGCACTGAAGATTGCATATGAGTTTGAGAAGGTCAGAGACCGCTAA